A region from the Brassica napus cultivar Da-Ae chromosome C8, Da-Ae, whole genome shotgun sequence genome encodes:
- the LOC106382401 gene encoding uncharacterized protein LOC106382401, translated as MYFFGLSKEEVLSQKQHVASHKETLKQNPMSTVTLFGRQVFPVKSSPKLLMRDIDLRLPADHYAYNTTVDMGFHSEFEANKEKDAALATTWSGKRDPKIIIDLEEPPTTEQADSVSYEPSFLADGISSNIVDMESGLLDLNRTPPDDELVSEPHYSFLQDLNCPYIEEKETSCEKSGVDDDPTTPLCSSKCQNVHEKEGTASPASYTSCCTTENNLRTQTLDPSCCTRLEFPATEVLPENERCNEEEEFSEAIQTAAESLVHISAVSCQVRTNSSSQDQDLECCSCDSYELHTLGLSETNMEEDLCVSSMALDEINNMKRDNNKEIGLKLRRGRRMKNFQKEILPSLTSLSRHEIREDINILEAVLRSREYKKMQGKAKDVKLGANQRNKRPVSQRYVGKRRRKHE; from the exons ATGTACTTCTTTGGTTTGTCCAAAGAGGAAGTGTTGTCACAGAAACAACATGTTGCATCACATAAAGAGACTTTAAAGCAGAATCCAATGAGTACAGTCACTCTGTTTGGGAGACAG GTGTTTCCGGTTAAAAGCTCACCTAAGCTGCTGATGAGAGATATCGATCTTCGTCTTCCTGCAGATCACTACGCTTATAATACCACTGTAGATATGGGATTTCATTCAGAGTTTGAAGCTAACAAGGAGAAAGATGCAGCACTAGCCACAACTTGGAGTGGCAAGAGAGACCCAAAAATTATTATTGACCTTGAGGAGCCTCCCACAACAGAGCAGGCAGATTCTGTTAGCTATGAACCGTCATTCTTGGCTGATGGGATCAGCTCAAACATAGTGGATATGGAGTCAGGTTTACTGGACCTTAACAGAACCCCACCGGATGATGAGTTAGTCTCCGAGCCTCATTACTCTTTCTTACAAGACCTGAACTGTCCGTACATTGAAGAGAAAGAAACTAGCTGCGAGAAGAGCGGAGTAGATGATGATCCTACTACGCCTCTTTGCTCTTCTAAATGCCAAAACGTCCATGAAAAAGAGGGTACAGCATCTCCAGCTTCATATACTTCTTGCTGCACCACTGAAAACAACTTAAGAACTCAAACACTGGATCCTTCTTGCTGTACACGGCTTGAGTTTCCTGCTACGGAAGTCTTACCGGAGAACGAACGTTGTAACGAGGAGGAAGAGTTCTCTGAAGCTATTCAAACGGCAGCTGAATCATTAGTCCACATATCAGCAGTTTCATGTCAAGTGAGAACCAATAGCTCATCTCAAGATCAAGATTTGGAATGTTGTTCATGCGATTCATATGAGCTACACACATTAGGTCTAAGTGAAACCAACATGGAAGAAGACTTATGTGTGTCATCAATGGCTCTAGATGAGATCAATAACATGAAAAGAGATAACAACAAAGAGATTGGACTCAAGCTGAGAAGAGGGAGGAGAATGAAGAACTTCCAGAAGGAGATACTCCCGAGCTTAACTTCTCTCTCTAGGCACGAGATACGCGAAGACATTAACATCTTGGAAGCAGTTTTGAGATCAAGAGAGTACAAGAAGATGCAGGGGAAAGCTAAAGATGTCAAATTAGGAGCAAACCAGAGAAACAAACGTCCAGTTTCACAGAGGTACGTTGGTAAAAGAAGGCGAAAACATGAATGA
- the LOC106382400 gene encoding flavin-containing monooxygenase FMO GS-OX5: MAPACTRINSLHVAVIGAGAAGLAAARELRRESHSVVVFERGTQIGGLWVYTPQTEPDPLSLDPNRTIVHSSVYDSLRTNLPRECMGYRDFPFVPRDDDGSRDPRRYPSHSEVLAYLQDFAREFKLEEMVRFETEVVCVEPEGQKWEIRSKSSDGIFKDEIFDSVVVCNGHYTEPRVAHVPGIDSWPGKQIHSHNYRVPDPFKDQVVVVIGNFASGSDISRDITGVAKEVHIASRSNPSETYEKLPGSNNLWLHSMIESARKDGSIIFKNGKVVQADTIVHCTGYKYHFPFLNTNSYITVEDNCVGPLYKHVFPPALAPTLSFIGLPWMTLQFFMFELQSKWVAAVLSGRVTLPSEDKMMEDVTAFYANRDANKLPKRYTHKLGECQVDYLNWIAEQVGAPPVEHWRAEEVHGGYRRLATQSDTFRDKWDDDHLILEAYEDFLRQKLI, translated from the exons atggcACCCgcatgcaccagaatcaactcaCTCCACGTGGCAGTGATCGGAGCCGGAGCAGCCGGACTCGCAGCCGCACGCGAGCTACGCCGCGAATCACACTCCGTCGTGGTCTTCGAGCGCGGCACACAAATCGGAGGTCTCTGGGTGTACACACCtcaaaccgaacccgacccgcTCAGCCTcgacccgaaccgaaccatAGTCCACTCCAGCGTCTACGACTCGCTCCGCACCAACCTCCCAAGAGAGTGCATGGGTTACAGAGACTTCCCTTTCGTGCCCCGAGACGACGACGGATCCAGGGACCCGAGAAGGTATCCTAGTCACAGCGAAGTCCTCGCTTACCTTCAAGACTTCGCGAGAGAGTTCAAGCTCGAGGAGATGGTTCGGTTCGAGACTGAAGTGGTTTGTGTTGAGCCTGAAGGGCAAAAATGGGAGATCCGGTCAAAAAGTTCCGATGGGATCTTCAAAGATGAGATCTTTGATTCTGTCGTCGTGTGTAATGGACACTATACAGAGCCTCGAGTTGCTCATGTTCCTG GCATAGATTCATGGCCAGGCAAGCAGATCCATAGTCATAACTATAGAGTTCCTGATCCATTCAAAGACCAG GTGGTGGTAGTGATTGGAAACTTTGCGAGTGGATCAGATATAAGCAGGGACATAACAGGAGTGGCCAAAGAAGTCCATATCGCATCTAGATCAAATCCATCTGAGACATACGAAAAGCTTCCCGGGTCCAACAACCTATGGCTTCACTCTATG ATAGAAAGCGCACGCAAAGATGGGTCGATTATTTTCAAGAATGGTAAGGTTGTACAAGCTGATACTATTGTGCATTGCACCGGTTACAAATATCACTTCCCGTTTCTCAATACCAATAGCTATATAACCGTTGAGGATAACTGTGTTGGACCGCTTTACAAACATGTCTTTCCTCCTGCTCTTGCTCCAACGCTTTCCTTCATCGGTTTACCATGGATG ACATTGCAGTTCTTTATGTTTGAGTTACAAAGCAAATGGGTGGCTGCTGTTTTATCTGGCCGTGTCACGCTTCCTTCAGAAGACAAAATGATGGAAGATGTCACCGCCTTCTATGCAAACCGTGATGCTAACAAGCTTCCCAAGAGATACACGCATAAGCTCGGTGAGTGTCAGGTTGATTACCTCAACTGGATAGCCGAGCAAGTCGGTGCACCACCTGTTGAACACTGGAGAGCTGAGGAAGTACACGGCGGGTATCGAAGACTCGCCACGCAATCAGACACTTTCCGTGATAAGTGGGACGATGATCATCTCATTCTTGAGGCTTATGAAGATTTCTTGAGACAGAAGCTGATTTAG
- the LOC106382399 gene encoding WEB family protein At1g12150-like: MVNVRVQQQGPESPRTSEVGEIDTRAPFQSVKAAVSLFGEVVSRQRSTPRRSRLSSESVTDKETQLMLAHKQFIKIKQKLDNAEITRSRALSDLSKAKKTMEELSNKLETVNKSKQSAIDAKETVQQREEQLEHDKSQGSSPPHHHELDVAREQYLSTTVELDAAKQKLNKIKQSFDSAMDFKATALNQAAEAKRAIQVNSAKVNELSKEITDMKDAIHQLKVAATQNQQEYGDIVKEKDDLRECYKTAVEEAEKKLLVLRKEYEPELARTLEGKLIETTSEIESLREEMKKAHESEMNTVKVITNELNEATTRLQEASDEECSLRSLVNSIRMELEEMRRESEEMEKKEAERLEVEERKKVEALKEESLKLEGMKLEALGARNEAEEMNRKIESLKKETDSAMRAAEEAEKRLEIVIREVEQAKAADEKVREEMKMISQKQESKKQDESSSSKIKITVLEYETLKRGAGETETETEKKLADIAAELEEINARKTEADTKLGASLKAIEEMNHATELAQKSAESAEAAKSMVESELNRWRQQENVQHA, encoded by the exons ATGGTGAACGTTAGAGTACAACAACAAGGCCCTGAATCTCCGAGGACGTCGGAGGTCGGAGAGATAGACACCAGAGCACCGTTCCAGTCTGTGAAAGCTGCCGTGAGCTTGTTTGGTGAAGTAGTCTCAAGGCAAAGAAGCACTCCAAGAAGGTCTCGCCTTTCCTCTGAG aGCGTTACCGACAAAGAAACACAGCTAATGCTAGCCCACAAGCAATTCATCAAGATCAAACAAAAGCTAGACAACGCCGAGATCACAAGATCTCGCGCTCTCTCCGATCTCTCAAAAGCAAAGAAGACAATGGAGGAGCTTAGCAACAAGCTCGAGACCGTTAACAAGTCTAAACAATCCGCTATCGACGCCAAAGAAACCGTCCAACAGCGAGAAGAACAGCTTGAGCATGACAAGTCCCAAGGCTCCTCCCCTCCTCACCACCACGAGCTCGATGTTGCTAGAGAGCAGTATCTCTCCACCACCGTTGAACTCGATGCCGCAAAGCAAAAgctaaacaaaatcaaacaaagcTTTGATTCCGCTATGGACTTCAAAGCCACGGCCCTAAACCAAGCCGCTGAGGCTAAACGTGCGATACAAGTAAACTCCGCTAAGGTCAACGAGCTTTCCAAAGAGATCACGGATATGAAAGACGCGATTCATCAGCTCAAGGTGGCGGCCACTCAGAACCAGCAAGAGTACGGCGATATTGTGAAGGAGAAAGATGATTTGAGAGAGTGTTACAAGACGGCGGTTGAGGAGGCGGAGAAGAAGCTACTAGTCTTGAGGAAAGAGTATGAGCCTGAGCTAGCAAGAACTCTTGAAGGCAAGCTTATTGAGACGACCTCGGAGATTGAGAGTTTAAGGGAAGAGATGAAGAAAGCTCATGAGTCTGAAATGAACACGGTTAAAGTTATTACAAACGAGCTGAATGAGGCTACTACGAGGCTGCAAGAGGCCTCTGATGAAGAATGCTCTCTCCGGAGCTTGGTGAATTCTATAAGGATGGAGCTTGAAGAGATGAGAAGAGAAAgcgaagagatggagaagaaaGAAGCAGAGAGGTTAGAGGTTGAGGagaggaagaaggtggaagcTCTCAAGGAAGAGAGCTTGAAGCTTGAGGGGATGAAGTTAGAAGCTTTGGGAGCAAGAAACGAAGCTGAAGAGATGAATAGAAAGATAGAGAGTTTGAAGAAAGAAACCGATTCCGCTATGAGAGCTGCGGAGGAAGCTGAAAAGAGACTAGAGATTGTGATAAGAGAAGTGGAACAGGCCAAAGCGGCTGATGAGAAAGTGCGCGAGGAGATGAAGATGATATCTCAGAAGCAAGAGAGCAAGAAACAGGACGAATCATCTTCTTCAAAGATAAAGATCACAGTACTAGAGTATGAAACTTTGAAACGAGGAGCAGGGGAGACAGAGACTGAAACCGAAAAGAAGCTAGCAGATATAGCAGCTGAGCTTGAAGAGATCAACGCAAGAAAAACAGAAGCGGATACTAAACTAGGAGCGAGCCTGAAAGCTATAGAGGAGATGAACCACGCAACGGAGTTGGCTCAGAAGTCAGCAGAGTCAGCAGAAGCGGCAAAGAGCATGGTGGAAAGTGAACTAAACAGATGGCGTCAACAAGAAAATGTACAACATGCTTAG